From the genome of Polyodon spathula isolate WHYD16114869_AA chromosome 14, ASM1765450v1, whole genome shotgun sequence, one region includes:
- the LOC121326600 gene encoding extracellular calcium-sensing receptor-like: MQLLLILALLSPVVDPTPGKTTEAACTFQGNFELPGFHADGDIIIGGLFPIHTRLVVPELNYTHKPAALGCQGFSSRTFRRAQTMRFAIKEINENPSLLPNITLGYMIYDLCNTHVAAVRAAFSVLNGIKEVSSMMCSAASPVKVIITSFSAIVSNTLEPFKIPLISYASTCACLSNRNNYPHFFRTIPSDYYQVKAIVQLVKHFGWTWVGGVYEDTGYGIFAFEQLSKEFKKNGVCLAYCEMIPKVYSRKRILEILDIMKKSSAKVVISFADEGQLSTLLTEYVQQNITGIQWIASEAWITASVFSSREFYPTLGGTIGFAIRRGEIPGLKDFLLQVHPSLYPDNALVKDLWNTMFGCAFQPSNTTDQSMSKLPLCTGHESLEEKYSEYTDVSSLRFSYNVYKAVYAFAHSLHNLINCEPGKGPFDNFTCADISNIEPFQLQHYIQEVSFTMLGEQINFDNNGDTPASYDLINWQRDTDGTIRFVTVGLYDVSKGVGKELVINEKTLHWSSNQDKVPRSVCTESCPPGTRKAVLRGEPLCCFDCLPCADGEISNQTDSIECIQCPMDFWSNAQRTECIPKEIEYLTYDEMGVTLTVIALSGACLTIGVLAVFLYYKNTPIVRVNNSELSFFILLSLTLCFLSSIAFIGEPANWSCMFRHTVFSITFSLCISCILGKTIVVLMVFKATQPGSTIMKWFGPTQQRIMISACTSVQIIICAIWLIAMPPLPTKNTKYQSSKIILECDVGSTLAFWCVLGYIGILACMCFVLAFLARKLPGNFNEAKYITFSMLIFCAVWIAFIPAYVSSPGKYTVAVEIFAILSSSFGLLFCIFAPKCYIILLKPEKNTKQYIMGKSTEKKKKTA, encoded by the exons ATGCAGCTTCTTTTGATCTTGGCTCTGTTGAGCCCAGTGGTTGATCCTACACCAGGTAAAACTACAGAAGCTGCTTGTACATTTCAGGGGAACTTTGAGCTGCCCGGATTCCATGCAGATGGAGACATTATTATTGGAGGACTGTTTCCCATACATACCCGGTTAGTGGTTCCTGAACTCAACTATACCCACAAACCTGCAGCTTTAGGGTGCCAAGG TTTTAGCTCTAGAACATTTCGTCGGGCCCAGACAATGAGATTTGCTATTAAAGAAATCAACGAGAATCCAAGTCTTCTTCCAAATATTACTTTGGGATATATGATTTATGATTTATGTAACACACATGTGGCTGCAGTGCGAGCTGCTTTTTCAGTTCTTAATGGAATCAAAGAAGTCTCAAGTATGATGTGCTCTGCAGCCTCACCTGTGAAGGTCATTATTACATCATTTTCTGCTATTGTGTCAAATACACTGGAACCTTTTAAAATCCCCTTG atAAGTTATGCCTCAACATGTGCTTGCCTAAGCAACAGAAACAACTATCCACATTTTTTTCGAACTATTCCGAGTGATTATTACCAGGTGAAAGCCATCGTTCAGCTGGTAAAGCACTTTGGATGGACCTGGGTTGGAGGAGTTTATGAAGATACTGGATATGGAATATTTGCGTTTGAACAGCTAagtaaagaatttaaaaaaaacggaGTCTGTTTGGCCTACTGTGAAATGATTCCTAAAGTGTACAGCAGAAAAAGGATTCTTGAAATTTTAGACATAATGAAGAAGTCCTCTGCAAAGGTGGTCATATCATTTGCTGATGAAGGGCAGCTCTCCACCTTACTGACAGAGTATGTACAGCAAAATATCACAGGTATTCAGTGGATAGCCAGCGAAGCCTGGATAACAGCTTCCGTGTTTTCATCCAGAGAATTCTACCCAACACTAGGTGGTACAATTGGATTTGCCATTCGCAGGGGGGagattcctggtttaaaagactTCCTGCTTCAAGTTCATCCATCGTTGTACCCTGACAATGCTCTAGTCAAGGACCTCTGGAACACTATGTTTGGATGTGCATTTCAACCTTCAAACACCACTGACCAGTCTATGAGCAAGCTGCCTTTGTGTACTGGTCATGAATCTTTAGAAGAGAAGTACAGTGAATACACAGATGTATCTAGTCTCAGATTCTCTTATAATGTGTATAAAGCAGTATACGCTTTTGCTCATTCGTTGCACAATTTGATAAACTGTGAGCCTGGCAAAGGACCATTTGATAATTTCACAtgtgcagatatttcaaacaTTGAACCTTTTCAG CTTCAGCATTACATTCAAGAAGTGTCATTCACAATGCTCGGAGAACAAATCAACTTTGATAACAATGGAGACACACCTGCCTCCTATGATTTGATAAACTGGCAGAGAGACACGGATGGAACTATTCGCTTTGTCACAGTGGGGCTTTACGATGTATCCAAAGGTGTGGGCAAAGAGCTTGTGATAAACGAAAAGACATTACATTGGAGTAGCAACCAAGACAAG GTACCAAGGTCAGTATGCACTGAAAGCTGCCCCCCTGGTACAAGGAAAGCGGTTCTTCGAGGAGAGCCTCTTTGTTGCTTTGACTGTCTACCATGTGCTGATGGCGAGATTAGTAATCAGACAG ATTCAATAGAATGCATACAGTGCCCTATGGATTTCTGGTCGAATGCTCAAAGAACTGAATGCATACCCAAAGAAATTGAATACCTTACGTACGATGAAATGGGGGTCACATTAACTGTGATTGCCTTATCTGGGGCCTGTCTTACAATTGGTGTCCTTGCTGTGTTcctttattacaaaaacactccAATAGTCCGTGTCAACAACTCTGAACTCAGCTTTTTCATTCTGCTGTCACTAACACTGTGTTTCCTGTCTTCTATTGCATTCATAGGTGAGCCAGCTAATTGGTCTTGCATGTTTAGGCACACTGTGTTTAGCATCACCTTTTCACTGTGCATATCTTGTATTCTTGGTAAAACAATAGTGGTGCTAATGGTCTTTAAAGCCACACAGCCTGGCAGTACTATAATGAAATGGTTTGGACCCACACAACAAAGAATTATGATTTCCGCTTGCACTTCTGTTCAGATTATCATCTGTGCTATATGGTTGATTGCTATGCCCCCTCTCCCtacaaaaaacactaaatatcAAAGTTCAAAGATTATTTTGGAATGTGATGTTGGGTCTACCTTGGCATTTTGGTGTGTATTGGGCTATATTGGGATTTTggcttgtatgtgttttgttcttGCATTTTTAGCAAGGAAACTGCCGGGCAATTTCAATGAGgccaaatacattacatttagtatGCTCATCTTTTGTGCTGTATGGATAGCCTTTATACCCGCGTATGTCAGTTCGCCAGGAAAATACACAGTTGCAGTTGAAATATTTGCTATTCTTTCATCGAGTTTTGGGCTACTTTTCTGCATATTTGCACCAAAATGCTACATCATTTTACTGAAGCCAGagaaaaacactaaacaatacattatgGGGAA aagcacagagaaaaaaaaaaaaacggcctaA
- the LOC121326599 gene encoding extracellular calcium-sensing receptor-like encodes MQLLLILALLSPVVDPTPGKTTEAACTFQGNFELPGFHADGDIIIGGLFPIHTRLVVPELNYTHKPAALGCQGFSSRTFRQAQTMRFAIKEINENPSLLPNITLGYKIYDLCDTHVAAVRAAFSVLNGIKEVSSMMCSGASPVKVIITSFSAIVSNTLEPFKIPLISYASTCACLSNRNNYPHFFRTVPSDYYQVKAIVQLVKHFGWTWVGGVYEDTGYGIFAFEQLSKEFKKTGVCLAYCEMIPKVYSRKRILEILDIMKKSSAKVVISFANLGQLSTLLTDYVKQNITGIQWIASEAWITASVFSSREFYPSLGGTIGFAIHRGEIPGLKDFLLQVHPSLYPDNALVKDLWSTIFGCTFQPSNTTDQSVRQLPLCTGEESLEEKYSEYTDVSSLRFSYNVYKAVYAFAHSLHNLLNCEPGKGPFDNFKCADISNIEPFQLQHYIQEVSFTMLGEQINFDNNGDTPASYDLINWQRDTDGTIRFVTVGLYDVSKGVGKELVPSSVCTESCPPGTRKGVRRGEPLCCFDCLPCADGEISNQTDSIECIQCPMDFWSNAQRTECIPKEIEYLTYDEMGVTLTVIALFGACLTIGVLAVFLHYKNTPIVRVNNSELSFFILLSLALCFLSSIAFIGEPANWSCMFRHTVFSITFSLCISCILGKTVVVLMVFKATQPGSNIMKWFGPIQQRIMISACTAVQIIFCAIWLIVIPPFPSKNTKYQSSKIILECDVGSTLAFWCVLGYIGVLACMCFVLAFLARKLPGNFNEAKYITFSMLIFCAVWIAFIPAYVSSPGKYTVAVEIFAILSSSFGLLFCIFAPKCYIILLKPEKNTKQNIMGK; translated from the exons ATGCAGCTTCTTTTGATCTTGGCTCTGTTGAGCCCAGTGGTTGATCCTACACCAGGTAAAACTACAGAAGCTGCTTGTACATTTCAGGGGAACTTTGAGCTGCCCGGATTCCATGCAGATGGAGACATTATTATTGGAGGACTGTTTCCCATACATACCCGGTTAGTGGTTCCTGAACTCAACTATACCCACAAACCTGCAGCTTTAGGGTGCCAAGG TTTTAGCTCTAGAACATTTCGTCAGGCCCAGACAATGAGATTTGCTATTAAAGAAATCAACGAGAATCCAAGTCTTCTTCCAAATATTACTTTGGGATATAAGATTTATGATTTATGTGACACACATGTGGCTGCAGTGCGAGCTGCTTTTTCAGTTCTTAATGGAATCAAAGAAGTCTCAAGTATGATGTGCTCTGGAGCCTCACCTGTGAAGGTCATTATTACATCATTTTCTGCTATTGTGTCAAATACACTGGAACCTTTTAAAATCCCCTTG atAAGTTATGCCTCAACATGTGCTTGCCTAAGCAACAGAAACAACTATCCACATTTTTTTCGAACTGTTCCGAGTGATTATTACCAGGTGAAAGCCATCGTTCAGCTGGTAAAGCACTTTGGATGGACCTGGGTTGGAGGAGTTTATGAAGATACTGGATATGGAATATTTGCATTTGAACAGCTAagtaaagaatttaaaaaaaccGGAGTCTGTTTGGCCTACTGTGAAATGATTCCTAAAGTGTACAGCAGAAAAAGGATTCTTGAAATTTTAGACATAATGAAGAAGTCCTCTGCAAAGGTGGTCATATCATTTGCTAATCTAGGGCAGCTCTCCACCTTGCTGACAGACTATGTAAAGCAGAATATCACAGGCATTCAGTGGATAGCCAGCGAAGCCTGGATAACAGCTTCCGTGTTTTCATCCAGAGAATTCTACCCATCACTAGGTGGTACAATTGGATTTGCCATTCACAGGGGGGagattcctggtttaaaagactTCCTGCTTCAAGTTCATCCATCGTTGTACCCTGACAATGCTCTAGTCAAGGACCTCTGGAGCACTATATTTGGATGCACATTTCAACCTTCAAACACCACTGACCAGTCTGTGAGACAGCTGCCTTTGTGTACTGGTGAAGAATCTTTAGAAGAGAAGTACAGTGAATACACAGATGTATCTAGTCTGAGATTCTCTTATAATGTTTATAAAGCAGTATACGCTTTTGCTCATTCGTTGCACAATTTGTTAAACTGTGAGCCTGGCAAAGGACCATTTGATAATTTCAaatgtgcagatatttcaaacaTTGAACCTTTTCAG cTTCAGCATTACATTCAAGAAGTGTCATTCACAATGCTCGGAGAACAAATCAACTTTGATAACAATGGAGACACACCTGCTTCCTATGATTTGATAAACTGGCAGAGAGACACGGATGGAACTATTCGCTTTGTCACAGTGGGGCTTTACGATGTATCCAAAGGTGTGGGCAAAGAGCTT GTACCGAGTTCAGTGTGCACTGAAAGCTGCCCCCCTGGTACAAGGAAAGGGGTTCGTCGAGGAGAGCCTCTTTGTTGCTTTGACTGTCTACCATGTGCTGATGGCGAGATTAGTAATCAGACAG ATTCAATAGAATGCATACAGTGCCCTATGGATTTCTGGTCGAATGCTCAAAGAACTGAATGCATACCCAAAGAAATTGAATACCTTACATATGATGAAATGGGGGTCACATTAACTGTGATTGCCTTATTTGGGGCCTGTCTTACAATTGGTGTCCTTGCTGTGTTCCTTCATTACAAAAACACTCCAATAGTCCGTGTCAACAACTCTGAACTCAGCTTTTTCATTCTGCTGTCTCTGGCACTGTGTTTCCTGTCTTCCATTGCATTCATAGGTGAGCCAGCTAATTGGTCTTGCATGTTTAGGCACACTGTGTTTAGCATCACTTTTTCACTGTGCATATCTTGTATTCTTGGTAAAACAGTAGTGGTGCTGATGGTCTTTAAAGCCACACAACCTGGCAGTAATATTATGAAATGGTTTGGACCCATACAACAAAGAATTATGATTTCCGCTTGCACTGCTGTTCAGATTATCTTCTGTGCTATATGGTTGATTGTTATACCCCCCTTCCCttcaaaaaacactaaatatcAAAGTTCAAAGATTATTTTGGAATGTGATGTTGGGTCTACCTTGGCATTTTGGTGTGTATTGGGCTACATTGGGGTTTTGGCTTGTATGTGCTTTGTCCTTGCATTTTTAGCAAGGAAACTGCCAGGCAATTTCAATGAGgccaaatacattacatttagtatGCTCATCTTTTGTGCTGTATGGATAGCCTTTATACCCGCGTATGTCAGTTCACCAGGAAAATACACAGTTGCAGTTGAAATATTTGCTATTCTTTCATCGAGTTTTGGGCTACTTTTCTGCATATTTGCACCAAAATGTTACATCATTTTACTGAAAccagagaaaaacacaaaacaaaacattatgggGAAGTAA